The following are encoded in a window of Hippoglossus hippoglossus isolate fHipHip1 chromosome 23, fHipHip1.pri, whole genome shotgun sequence genomic DNA:
- the ppp1r3aa gene encoding uncharacterized protein ppp1r3aa isoform X1 codes for MFSCNRTPSVKSRPLCALPSTVSLQPGSGHSGLCHPPSHTDGRTGRQLPLRPSSIMEALHVRPLKEDGVVTEEEEPERSGGQEEGGMEASSPTGSTTDEDTDEDSEAEPPSVVCRKVSFADAFGLNLVSVKEFDNVEATVSEVSRPPEREAAFPLEEFYMSCLFTVPSSPEELDQRLKAQMLELESIELLPGTTMLRGIIRVVNLGYSKSVYARISLDCWSSYFDLLAEYVPGSSDRETDRFAFKYTLIPRFDREGTRVDFCLRYETRAGTFWANNKEINYVLFCHQRGQAKELGPQVLEESGGYRSKRSCLKAKRRISAEEKTKETNSTATPSAGAQVPHKAQEADRQTADSTETHSLLHHEGHKALVDGVKSWPRGARVQEDPSQRQQARRVYSRDSAGGQKIPPPGPAPWCDSVSNRYNRQKKPNDSPPVLTYHQIPLLTLDWKSDTLQKWGAADMDDIWAGNAKQTRPKASVENIEAMPSVNDLWETFLNATDDTGDKETSVGDVWQEFLTEPSRQDHSGVPEAEWLQTAASVSPSNHREPQVQVGTDAPTTSHTSATTSSNFDHQPYAEACVCDNMVTRDASQRSQTNSVTHTLQECNLKGVRPVSGGSVDRSDERHMLPVWERVGKRGEAEGAGGEERGAPHTADLVTSSGESKTADMTEMPESQNASAVDRISQRARLDEGLSSSGEGEVTGTAHNETRDTLAFRETIRQGTEDGERFVFSTSRETAGRITTNCTENQASTEEKLFRPRETEACDISQRHADEKRSEEFGLSQKSENPLMENERDENEIKPEQSHAHKFNPNQTCEENIRPSPVMEGEFKLDGSEKDTASSDKDQEGFRQLNSLAWQRGDASVVSEVHNKQLWKIRAAEELHDRKEEEKNLRKSEMTAEKESLSCSGINVERQEINPSAQSTHNVEIKVLHSDTFPADRHILNPTEVEGLRLKSSQDVMRGRREGTGREMSPEEITVKGNIDAQTEPRHQPAIIEGVEEDMILREEDERRLKTEATRGSMGNVEDPRVERKNTSGELKEREKVENPQHVECRKLSEGTNDLVMAEKTVALESRVEEAFIERFGEDFVRRIWEEVFGRRAQDTNIVDGMKGSPADITCDRHPLFEKCSFSLTDPNLRIHQGQEEAIETSSKEHSLGGSGQLFGTINQTQTDLDSSAHPVQELAASLTESAQTISSAKEQENASEIRKRSITGQETGGQTEDCNRSAHPFHKHPTFPSEKLKESDNLVHWSLHVLRHITRLLLCTLLVAGFFTILFLYDFPAFIALYVFSGCWWFYKWRRHRVPMHQGVGRKFAEKREGVEECGA; via the exons ATGTTCAGCTGTAACCGAACTCCATCTGTCAAGTCACGTCCCCTCTGTGCTCTCCCCTCCACAGTATCACTGCAGCCGGGCTCGGGGCACTCTGGTCTGTGCCACCCTCCCAGCCACACAGACGGCAGGACGGGCCGACAGCTGCCTCTCAGACCATCGAGCATTATGGAGGCTCTGCACGTCAGACCCTTGAAAGAGGATGGTGTCgtgacggaggaagaggagccggAGAGAAGTGGGggacaggaagagggaggaatGGAGGCCTCGTCTCCCACGGGCTCCACCACAGACGAGGACACAGATGAGGACTCGGAAGCGGAGCCCCCGTCGGTTGTCTGCAGGAAGGTGTCGTTCGCTGATGCATTCGGCCTCAACCTGGTGTCGGTGAAGGAGTTTGACAATGTTGAGGCGACGGTGTCAGAGGTCAGCCGGCCTCCTGAGAGGGAAGCTGCATTTCCTCTGGAGGAGTTCTACATGTCCTGTCTGTTTACAGTCCCATCATCCCCGGAGGAGCTGGACCAGAGGCTAAAGGCGCAGATGTTGGAGCTGGAGAGCATCGAGCTTCTCCCAGGAACCACCATGCTCCGCGGCATTATCAGGGTGGTCAACCTCGGCTACAGCAAGTCGGTTTATGCCCGAATCAGCCTGGATTGCTGGAGCAGCTACTTTGACCTGCTTGCGGAGTACGTGCCCGGATCCAGTGACAGGGAAACAGACAGATTTGCTTTCAAGTATACTCTGATTCCTCGCTTCGACAGAGAGGGCACCAGGGTGGATTTCTGCCTGCGCTACGAAACAAGGGCGGGCACCTTTTGGGCCAACAACAAGGAGATTAACTACGTGCTGTTCTGCCACCAGAGAGGACAAGCGAAGGAGCTCGGGCCTCAAGTGCTCGAGGAGAGCGGCGGCTACAGGAGCAAGAGGAGCTGCCTCAAAGCGAAAAG GAGGATAAGTGCAGAGGAAAAGACCAAGGAAACCAATAGCACAGCAACACcttctgcag gagCACAAGTCCCTCATAAAGCACAGgaggctgacagacagacggcggacagcacagagacacactcgTTATTACACCACGAAGGACACAAAGCTTTG GTGGACGGCGTAAAAAGTTGGCCCAGAGGAGCACGTGTGCAAGAGGACCCCTCCCAGAGGCAACAAGCACGACGGGTATATTCACGTGACTCAGCCGGTGGCCAGAAGATTCCTCCGCCTGGGCCAGCTCCATGGTGTGACTCTGTGAGCAATCGCTACAACCGCCAGAAAAAGCCAAACGACAGTCCGCCGGTCCTCACCTACCATCAGATTCCTCTGCTCACACTGGACTGGAAAAGCGATACGCTGCAGAAGTGGGGGGCTGCTGATATGGATGACATCTGGGCTGGGAACGCTAAGCAGACCAGGCCGAAAGCGTCTGTAGAAAATATAGAGGCAATGCCTTCTGTTAATGATTTGTGGGAGACTTTTCTTAACGCCACAGACGATACCGGCGATAAAGAGACCTCGGTGGGTGACGTGTGGCAGGAATTTCTAACTGAGCCGAGTCGTCAGGACCATTCTGGTGTCCCGGAGGCGGAATGGCTGCAAACAGCGGCATCGGTGTCTCCCTCAAATCACAGGGAGCCCCAAGTTCAGGTGGGCACGGATGCACCCACCACCTCACACACCTCCGCAACGACATCATCCAACTTCGACCACCAGCCGTATGCAGAGGCCTGTGTCTGTGACAACATGGTGACCCGCGATGCCTCCCAAAGGTCGCAGACGAATTCTGTAACACACACTTTACAGGAATGTAACCTCAAGGGGGTGAGGCCTGTGTCCGGGGGCTCTGTTGACAGATCAGACGAGCGTCACATGCTTCCAGTCTGGGAGCGAgtgggaaaaagaggagaagcagaaggaGCAGGCGGAGAGGAGCGCGGCGCACCCCACACGGCCGATTTAGTAACAAGCTCAGGGGAGTCGAAGACAGCAGACATGACAGAAATGCCAGAGTCGCAGAATGCCAGCGCCGTTGATAGGATCTCACAGCGAGCGAGGCTGGACGAGGGTCTTTCTTCTAGTGGGGAAGGGGAGGTTACAGGTACCGCACACAATGAGACACGTGACACGCTGGCATTTAGGGAGACAATCAGACAGGGGACAGAGGACGGGGAGAGGTTTGTCTTCTCCACGTCCAGAGAAACAGCAGGAAGGATCACGACAAACTGCACGGAAAATCAAGCATCTACGGAGGAGAAGTTATTTAGGCCGCGCGAAACAGAGGCGTGTGATATCTCCCAGAGGCACGCAGATGAAAAACGCAGCGAGGAATTCGGGCTCAGCCAAAAGAGTGAAAATCCATTAATGGAGAACgagagagatgaaaatgaaataaaacccgAGCAGTCGCACGCACACAAATTCAATCCAAACCAAACATGTGAGGAAAATATCAGGCCGAGCCCAGTAATGGAAGGTGAATTCAAATTGGATGGATCGGAAAAAGATACGGCATCGAGTGACAAAGACCAGGAAGGATTCAG ACAACTAAATTCATTGGCCTGGCAGAGGGGAGACGCATCGGTAGTTTCAGAAGTGCATAATAAACAGTTGTGGAAAATCCGAGCAGCGGAGGAACTGCATGAtcggaaagaggaggagaaaaatctACGTAAATCTGAAATGACGGCAGAAAAAGAAAGCTTGAGTTGCAGTGGAATAAATGTGGAGCGACAGGAAATAAACCCATCAGCGCAGAGCACGCACAATGTGGAGATAAAGGTCCTCCACAGTGACACTTTTCCAGCAGATAGACACATCCTGAACCCAACAGAGGTGGAAGGATTGAGATTGAAATCATCACAGGATGTTATGAGGGGTCGGAGAGAGGGCACAGGCCGTGAAATGAGCCCAGAGGAAATTACGGTGAAGGGGAACATCGACGCTCAAACAGAGCCTCGACACCAACCTGCGATAATAGAAGGAGTAGAGGAGGATATGATactgagagaggaagatgagagaagGCTGAAAACAGAGGCGACGAGGGGGTCGATGGGTAACGTGGAGGACCCTCGGGTCGAGAGAAAGAACACGTCAGGTGAATtgaaagagcgagagaaagtggagaaccCTCAACATGTTGAATGTAGGAAATTGTCAGAGGGAACGAACGACCTGGTTATGGCAGAAAAGACTGTGGCACTTGAGTCGAGGGTGGAGGAGGCGTTCATTGAAAGATTTGGTGAGGATTTCGTCAGGAGGATTTGGGAGGAGGTGTTCGGTCGGAGAGCGCAGGACACGAATATCGTGGATGGAATGAAGGGCAGCCCGGCAGATATTACATGTGACCGCCATCCTCTTTTtgagaaatgttcattttcctTGACCGATCCAAATCTAAGAATCCATCAAGGCCAAGAGGAAGCAATAGAGACAAGTAGCAAAGAGCACTCCCTAGGAGGAAGTGGTCAGTTGTTCGGCACAATAAATCAAACTCAAACAGATCTGGATTCAAGTGCTCATCCCGTTCAAGAGCTCGCCGCCTCATTGACTGAATCAGCCCAAACCATCAGCTCTGCAAAGGAGCAGGAAAACGCCTCTGAAATACGAAAAAGATCCATCACCGGTCAGGAGACCGGTGGACAAACAGAAGACTGCAATCGATCGGCCCACCCATTTCACAAACACCCCACTTTCCCCTCCGAGAAATTAAAAGAGTCTGACAATCTCGTCCACTGGAGTCTTCACGTGCTCCGTCACATCACCCGACTTCTGCTGTGCACCCTTTTAGTCGCCGGCTTCTtcaccatcctcttcctctacgATTTCCCGGCATTCATTGCGCTCTACGTGTTTTCGGGGTGCTGGTGGTTTTACAAGTGGAGGAGACATCGGGTCCCAATGCATCAGGGGGTGGGGAGAAAGTTTGCGGAGAAAAGAGAAGGCGTTGAAGAGTGCGGTGCGTAG
- the ppp1r3aa gene encoding uncharacterized protein ppp1r3aa isoform X2, producing the protein MFSCNRTPSVKSRPLCALPSTVSLQPGSGHSGLCHPPSHTDGRTGRQLPLRPSSIMEALHVRPLKEDGVVTEEEEPERSGGQEEGGMEASSPTGSTTDEDTDEDSEAEPPSVVCRKVSFADAFGLNLVSVKEFDNVEATVSEVSRPPEREAAFPLEEFYMSCLFTVPSSPEELDQRLKAQMLELESIELLPGTTMLRGIIRVVNLGYSKSVYARISLDCWSSYFDLLAEYVPGSSDRETDRFAFKYTLIPRFDREGTRVDFCLRYETRAGTFWANNKEINYVLFCHQRGQAKELGPQVLEESGGYRSKRSCLKAKRISAEEKTKETNSTATPSAGAQVPHKAQEADRQTADSTETHSLLHHEGHKALVDGVKSWPRGARVQEDPSQRQQARRVYSRDSAGGQKIPPPGPAPWCDSVSNRYNRQKKPNDSPPVLTYHQIPLLTLDWKSDTLQKWGAADMDDIWAGNAKQTRPKASVENIEAMPSVNDLWETFLNATDDTGDKETSVGDVWQEFLTEPSRQDHSGVPEAEWLQTAASVSPSNHREPQVQVGTDAPTTSHTSATTSSNFDHQPYAEACVCDNMVTRDASQRSQTNSVTHTLQECNLKGVRPVSGGSVDRSDERHMLPVWERVGKRGEAEGAGGEERGAPHTADLVTSSGESKTADMTEMPESQNASAVDRISQRARLDEGLSSSGEGEVTGTAHNETRDTLAFRETIRQGTEDGERFVFSTSRETAGRITTNCTENQASTEEKLFRPRETEACDISQRHADEKRSEEFGLSQKSENPLMENERDENEIKPEQSHAHKFNPNQTCEENIRPSPVMEGEFKLDGSEKDTASSDKDQEGFRQLNSLAWQRGDASVVSEVHNKQLWKIRAAEELHDRKEEEKNLRKSEMTAEKESLSCSGINVERQEINPSAQSTHNVEIKVLHSDTFPADRHILNPTEVEGLRLKSSQDVMRGRREGTGREMSPEEITVKGNIDAQTEPRHQPAIIEGVEEDMILREEDERRLKTEATRGSMGNVEDPRVERKNTSGELKEREKVENPQHVECRKLSEGTNDLVMAEKTVALESRVEEAFIERFGEDFVRRIWEEVFGRRAQDTNIVDGMKGSPADITCDRHPLFEKCSFSLTDPNLRIHQGQEEAIETSSKEHSLGGSGQLFGTINQTQTDLDSSAHPVQELAASLTESAQTISSAKEQENASEIRKRSITGQETGGQTEDCNRSAHPFHKHPTFPSEKLKESDNLVHWSLHVLRHITRLLLCTLLVAGFFTILFLYDFPAFIALYVFSGCWWFYKWRRHRVPMHQGVGRKFAEKREGVEECGA; encoded by the exons ATGTTCAGCTGTAACCGAACTCCATCTGTCAAGTCACGTCCCCTCTGTGCTCTCCCCTCCACAGTATCACTGCAGCCGGGCTCGGGGCACTCTGGTCTGTGCCACCCTCCCAGCCACACAGACGGCAGGACGGGCCGACAGCTGCCTCTCAGACCATCGAGCATTATGGAGGCTCTGCACGTCAGACCCTTGAAAGAGGATGGTGTCgtgacggaggaagaggagccggAGAGAAGTGGGggacaggaagagggaggaatGGAGGCCTCGTCTCCCACGGGCTCCACCACAGACGAGGACACAGATGAGGACTCGGAAGCGGAGCCCCCGTCGGTTGTCTGCAGGAAGGTGTCGTTCGCTGATGCATTCGGCCTCAACCTGGTGTCGGTGAAGGAGTTTGACAATGTTGAGGCGACGGTGTCAGAGGTCAGCCGGCCTCCTGAGAGGGAAGCTGCATTTCCTCTGGAGGAGTTCTACATGTCCTGTCTGTTTACAGTCCCATCATCCCCGGAGGAGCTGGACCAGAGGCTAAAGGCGCAGATGTTGGAGCTGGAGAGCATCGAGCTTCTCCCAGGAACCACCATGCTCCGCGGCATTATCAGGGTGGTCAACCTCGGCTACAGCAAGTCGGTTTATGCCCGAATCAGCCTGGATTGCTGGAGCAGCTACTTTGACCTGCTTGCGGAGTACGTGCCCGGATCCAGTGACAGGGAAACAGACAGATTTGCTTTCAAGTATACTCTGATTCCTCGCTTCGACAGAGAGGGCACCAGGGTGGATTTCTGCCTGCGCTACGAAACAAGGGCGGGCACCTTTTGGGCCAACAACAAGGAGATTAACTACGTGCTGTTCTGCCACCAGAGAGGACAAGCGAAGGAGCTCGGGCCTCAAGTGCTCGAGGAGAGCGGCGGCTACAGGAGCAAGAGGAGCTGCCTCAAAGCGAAAAG GATAAGTGCAGAGGAAAAGACCAAGGAAACCAATAGCACAGCAACACcttctgcag gagCACAAGTCCCTCATAAAGCACAGgaggctgacagacagacggcggacagcacagagacacactcgTTATTACACCACGAAGGACACAAAGCTTTG GTGGACGGCGTAAAAAGTTGGCCCAGAGGAGCACGTGTGCAAGAGGACCCCTCCCAGAGGCAACAAGCACGACGGGTATATTCACGTGACTCAGCCGGTGGCCAGAAGATTCCTCCGCCTGGGCCAGCTCCATGGTGTGACTCTGTGAGCAATCGCTACAACCGCCAGAAAAAGCCAAACGACAGTCCGCCGGTCCTCACCTACCATCAGATTCCTCTGCTCACACTGGACTGGAAAAGCGATACGCTGCAGAAGTGGGGGGCTGCTGATATGGATGACATCTGGGCTGGGAACGCTAAGCAGACCAGGCCGAAAGCGTCTGTAGAAAATATAGAGGCAATGCCTTCTGTTAATGATTTGTGGGAGACTTTTCTTAACGCCACAGACGATACCGGCGATAAAGAGACCTCGGTGGGTGACGTGTGGCAGGAATTTCTAACTGAGCCGAGTCGTCAGGACCATTCTGGTGTCCCGGAGGCGGAATGGCTGCAAACAGCGGCATCGGTGTCTCCCTCAAATCACAGGGAGCCCCAAGTTCAGGTGGGCACGGATGCACCCACCACCTCACACACCTCCGCAACGACATCATCCAACTTCGACCACCAGCCGTATGCAGAGGCCTGTGTCTGTGACAACATGGTGACCCGCGATGCCTCCCAAAGGTCGCAGACGAATTCTGTAACACACACTTTACAGGAATGTAACCTCAAGGGGGTGAGGCCTGTGTCCGGGGGCTCTGTTGACAGATCAGACGAGCGTCACATGCTTCCAGTCTGGGAGCGAgtgggaaaaagaggagaagcagaaggaGCAGGCGGAGAGGAGCGCGGCGCACCCCACACGGCCGATTTAGTAACAAGCTCAGGGGAGTCGAAGACAGCAGACATGACAGAAATGCCAGAGTCGCAGAATGCCAGCGCCGTTGATAGGATCTCACAGCGAGCGAGGCTGGACGAGGGTCTTTCTTCTAGTGGGGAAGGGGAGGTTACAGGTACCGCACACAATGAGACACGTGACACGCTGGCATTTAGGGAGACAATCAGACAGGGGACAGAGGACGGGGAGAGGTTTGTCTTCTCCACGTCCAGAGAAACAGCAGGAAGGATCACGACAAACTGCACGGAAAATCAAGCATCTACGGAGGAGAAGTTATTTAGGCCGCGCGAAACAGAGGCGTGTGATATCTCCCAGAGGCACGCAGATGAAAAACGCAGCGAGGAATTCGGGCTCAGCCAAAAGAGTGAAAATCCATTAATGGAGAACgagagagatgaaaatgaaataaaacccgAGCAGTCGCACGCACACAAATTCAATCCAAACCAAACATGTGAGGAAAATATCAGGCCGAGCCCAGTAATGGAAGGTGAATTCAAATTGGATGGATCGGAAAAAGATACGGCATCGAGTGACAAAGACCAGGAAGGATTCAG ACAACTAAATTCATTGGCCTGGCAGAGGGGAGACGCATCGGTAGTTTCAGAAGTGCATAATAAACAGTTGTGGAAAATCCGAGCAGCGGAGGAACTGCATGAtcggaaagaggaggagaaaaatctACGTAAATCTGAAATGACGGCAGAAAAAGAAAGCTTGAGTTGCAGTGGAATAAATGTGGAGCGACAGGAAATAAACCCATCAGCGCAGAGCACGCACAATGTGGAGATAAAGGTCCTCCACAGTGACACTTTTCCAGCAGATAGACACATCCTGAACCCAACAGAGGTGGAAGGATTGAGATTGAAATCATCACAGGATGTTATGAGGGGTCGGAGAGAGGGCACAGGCCGTGAAATGAGCCCAGAGGAAATTACGGTGAAGGGGAACATCGACGCTCAAACAGAGCCTCGACACCAACCTGCGATAATAGAAGGAGTAGAGGAGGATATGATactgagagaggaagatgagagaagGCTGAAAACAGAGGCGACGAGGGGGTCGATGGGTAACGTGGAGGACCCTCGGGTCGAGAGAAAGAACACGTCAGGTGAATtgaaagagcgagagaaagtggagaaccCTCAACATGTTGAATGTAGGAAATTGTCAGAGGGAACGAACGACCTGGTTATGGCAGAAAAGACTGTGGCACTTGAGTCGAGGGTGGAGGAGGCGTTCATTGAAAGATTTGGTGAGGATTTCGTCAGGAGGATTTGGGAGGAGGTGTTCGGTCGGAGAGCGCAGGACACGAATATCGTGGATGGAATGAAGGGCAGCCCGGCAGATATTACATGTGACCGCCATCCTCTTTTtgagaaatgttcattttcctTGACCGATCCAAATCTAAGAATCCATCAAGGCCAAGAGGAAGCAATAGAGACAAGTAGCAAAGAGCACTCCCTAGGAGGAAGTGGTCAGTTGTTCGGCACAATAAATCAAACTCAAACAGATCTGGATTCAAGTGCTCATCCCGTTCAAGAGCTCGCCGCCTCATTGACTGAATCAGCCCAAACCATCAGCTCTGCAAAGGAGCAGGAAAACGCCTCTGAAATACGAAAAAGATCCATCACCGGTCAGGAGACCGGTGGACAAACAGAAGACTGCAATCGATCGGCCCACCCATTTCACAAACACCCCACTTTCCCCTCCGAGAAATTAAAAGAGTCTGACAATCTCGTCCACTGGAGTCTTCACGTGCTCCGTCACATCACCCGACTTCTGCTGTGCACCCTTTTAGTCGCCGGCTTCTtcaccatcctcttcctctacgATTTCCCGGCATTCATTGCGCTCTACGTGTTTTCGGGGTGCTGGTGGTTTTACAAGTGGAGGAGACATCGGGTCCCAATGCATCAGGGGGTGGGGAGAAAGTTTGCGGAGAAAAGAGAAGGCGTTGAAGAGTGCGGTGCGTAG